In one window of Lewinella sp. 4G2 DNA:
- a CDS encoding RNA polymerase sigma factor → MAHPPINEQLIKACRANQRQAQRRLYELSLPRLRYLAQRYLTDAEATQDVLQEAYLSIFQHLDQFDGSRSQFSTWAGRITINKCLARNRRAPTEVCLPPEDIPRQTLDAARNALEQLTDLELVTWLKQMPRDYYLVFNLAAVEGYDHPEIARMLSITPAVSRQRLSRARKWVKRELDRQPDHPLREFFRRKPDSLAAPLAVVIQLIGHL, encoded by the coding sequence TTGGCCCACCCTCCGATAAACGAACAGCTGATTAAAGCCTGCCGCGCTAACCAGCGGCAGGCTCAGCGTCGTTTATACGAGCTCAGTCTACCTCGCCTGCGTTACCTCGCCCAACGGTACCTAACGGACGCGGAAGCTACCCAGGATGTATTGCAGGAAGCCTACCTCAGCATCTTCCAGCACCTGGACCAATTCGACGGTAGTCGGAGCCAATTCAGCACCTGGGCGGGGCGGATCACCATCAACAAGTGTCTTGCCCGCAATCGCCGGGCACCTACGGAAGTATGTCTCCCACCCGAGGATATCCCCCGTCAAACATTGGATGCCGCCCGCAACGCGCTCGAACAACTGACGGACCTGGAACTCGTCACCTGGCTAAAACAAATGCCGCGCGACTACTACCTGGTATTCAACCTCGCCGCCGTGGAAGGGTACGACCACCCGGAGATCGCCCGCATGCTGAGCATCACCCCCGCCGTATCCCGGCAGCGCTTGAGCCGGGCCCGCAAGTGGGTCAAACGGGAGCTCGATCGCCAGCCGGACCATCCCCTGCGGGAATTTTTCCGCCGCAAACCGGATAGCCTGGCGGCGCCCCTCGCCGTGGTAATCCAGCTCATCGGCCACCTTTAG
- a CDS encoding sugar phosphate isomerase/epimerase, protein MQLGYVTAIIPEYSLEEHFALAAEIGYECVEVMCWPPGKAERRYAGVTHLDVAALDEAGVAHVRELQQHYGVRISALGYYPNPLVADREEGQVYIDHLYQLLDAASLLGVGSVTTFVGRDPLRTIDEQWDRFLEVWQPLVAHAEKRGVRIGVENCPMRFTKDEWPGGKNLAVSPAVWERMWRDIPSANWGLNYDPSHLVLQHMDYTLPFRMYPDRMVHVHAKDARIDVEARDHHGVFSHPNLWHTPKIPGLGDVDWGQFIGHLRETGYDGAVCVEVEDRTFEGSLEKRIASLRQSYNYLRPFIS, encoded by the coding sequence ATGCAGTTAGGGTACGTAACGGCCATCATTCCGGAATATTCGTTGGAGGAACATTTCGCCCTCGCCGCCGAGATTGGCTACGAATGCGTAGAGGTCATGTGCTGGCCGCCCGGCAAGGCCGAACGCCGTTACGCCGGTGTCACCCACCTGGATGTGGCTGCGCTGGATGAAGCCGGCGTTGCGCACGTGCGGGAATTACAACAACATTATGGTGTCCGCATCAGTGCCTTGGGCTATTATCCCAACCCGCTGGTGGCAGACCGGGAAGAGGGCCAAGTGTACATCGACCATCTGTATCAACTATTGGACGCGGCGAGCCTCCTCGGCGTCGGCTCCGTCACCACCTTCGTGGGCCGCGACCCGCTCCGGACGATCGACGAGCAGTGGGATCGCTTTTTAGAAGTTTGGCAGCCCCTCGTGGCCCACGCCGAGAAACGCGGCGTACGCATTGGCGTCGAAAATTGCCCCATGCGCTTCACCAAAGACGAGTGGCCGGGCGGTAAAAACCTGGCCGTCAGCCCCGCCGTCTGGGAACGGATGTGGCGGGATATCCCCAGCGCCAACTGGGGCCTGAACTACGACCCCAGCCACCTGGTGCTGCAGCACATGGACTACACCCTCCCGTTCCGAATGTACCCCGATCGGATGGTCCACGTCCACGCCAAGGACGCCCGCATCGACGTGGAAGCGCGCGACCACCACGGTGTTTTCAGCCACCCCAACCTGTGGCACACGCCCAAAATCCCCGGTTTGGGAGACGTAGACTGGGGCCAATTCATCGGCCACCTCCGCGAAACTGGCTACGACGGCGCCGTCTGCGTAGAAGTAGAAGACCGCACCTTCGAGGGCAGTCTGGAAAAGCGAATCGCTTCCCTACGCCAGAGCTACAACTACCTGCGGCCATTTATTAGCTAG